A genomic stretch from Schaalia odontolytica includes:
- a CDS encoding YlxR family protein, producing the protein MPPAPTSGPQRTCIGCGTQAHRSVLVRIVRSPDGSIHLDRAATLPGRGAWVHPDEGCVQKARARRGLARSFRAGNLPESVWDDVEELINHQ; encoded by the coding sequence GTGCCGCCAGCGCCCACCTCAGGGCCCCAGCGCACCTGCATTGGATGCGGCACGCAGGCACACCGATCCGTCCTCGTACGGATCGTTCGCTCGCCGGACGGCTCGATTCACCTCGACCGAGCGGCGACTCTTCCAGGCCGAGGAGCCTGGGTCCACCCTGACGAGGGGTGCGTCCAGAAAGCCCGAGCCAGGCGTGGCCTCGCGCGCTCATTCCGAGCGGGAAACCTGCCGGAAAGCGTGTGGGACGACGTGGAGGAGTTGATCAACCACCAGTGA
- the nusA gene encoding transcription termination factor NusA has protein sequence MEIDMTALRMVENEKGVSLETLVDAIEEALLKAYHNLPGAISQARIEIDKKTGRVTVMAMDEDEDGNPIGEFDDTPKNFGRIAQSTARSVIMQRLRDADDQRVFGDFAGREGQIITGTVQAPRPGRPTMVQVSDDFEAVLPDGEKVPGESYRHGDRIRAYVVGVERTERGPRITLSRTHPGLVAGLFQREVPEIQQGLVKIKAIAREAGHRTKIAVAATREGINAKGACIGPMGARVRSVMAELGGEKIDIVDYSDDPARFVANSLSPARVTRVVVHSVDNRTATAIVPDFQLSLAIGKEGQNARLAARLTNYHIDIHADTETGDDAIASRVSTPDDVTSRS, from the coding sequence ATGGAAATCGATATGACCGCTCTGCGGATGGTGGAAAACGAGAAGGGCGTCAGCCTTGAGACCCTCGTTGACGCTATCGAAGAGGCGCTGCTCAAGGCATACCACAACCTGCCCGGTGCCATCTCCCAGGCCCGCATCGAAATCGACAAGAAGACCGGACGCGTCACCGTCATGGCGATGGACGAGGACGAAGATGGCAACCCCATAGGCGAATTCGACGATACGCCGAAGAACTTCGGTCGCATCGCCCAGTCCACCGCTCGTTCCGTCATTATGCAGCGGCTGCGCGACGCCGACGACCAGCGAGTTTTCGGCGACTTCGCCGGCCGCGAAGGGCAGATCATCACCGGCACCGTCCAGGCTCCGCGCCCAGGGCGTCCAACGATGGTCCAGGTCTCCGACGACTTCGAGGCCGTCCTGCCCGACGGCGAAAAGGTTCCCGGTGAGTCCTACCGCCACGGCGATCGCATCCGTGCCTACGTCGTGGGTGTCGAGCGCACCGAGCGTGGTCCGCGCATCACCCTGTCGCGCACGCACCCGGGCCTTGTCGCCGGCCTGTTCCAGCGTGAGGTCCCGGAAATCCAGCAGGGCCTCGTCAAGATCAAGGCCATTGCCCGCGAGGCTGGACACCGCACGAAGATCGCCGTCGCCGCCACCCGCGAGGGTATCAACGCCAAGGGTGCCTGCATCGGCCCGATGGGCGCGCGCGTGCGTTCCGTCATGGCCGAGCTGGGCGGTGAGAAGATCGACATCGTCGACTACTCCGACGATCCGGCGCGCTTCGTCGCCAACTCGCTGTCCCCGGCTCGCGTCACCCGCGTCGTCGTCCACTCTGTGGATAACCGTACGGCCACCGCGATCGTTCCGGACTTCCAGCTCTCCCTCGCTATCGGCAAGGAAGGACAGAACGCACGCCTCGCCGCGCGACTGACGAACTACCACATCGACATTCACGCCGACACGGAAACCGGTGACGACGCGATTGCCTCGCGCGTCTCGACGCCCGACGACGTGACAAGTCGCTCATAG